GGCCAGTACGTGCACCTGTTCGCCCGGTTGTGGGGGGCCGTCGGCCGGTGCGTCGGCCTGCACACTTTCGATCGTCAACTCCGAGTAGAGCTGGCCTAGGCCGGTTAGGCCGGAATCGGCCGTCGTATATGAGCTGACCTTGTCGGCAGGACCGGTCAGGTATGCGGTGAGGAAATCCTGGACCACGCCGTAGAGCGGTGCCGGATCCTGCCGGCCGCCAGCACCATTCGTTCCACCCCGGATGTCGTGGGTGTAGGTCAGCTCCATGTCGACCCCCGCCGGCAGCCCCGTTGCTACGGGTGCGGGCAAAGCCGTTGCGCGCGGTCCGCCGGTGCGGGGCAGGGAGACCATCAGCTGCGCGAATTGGTGGGTGGCAGTGTCGTCACCGGCTTCTTTGATGTAGTAGCCCACCAGCACCGACCACATGCTCAGGTCGGCGGTCTTCAACGTCAGCTGCGGTGTATAGGCGCGTACACCCGTTACGGTCGCGGCCATCGGCGATCCCTTACGCCCATTCGGCGGGATCGTGAAGCAATCCGACAGTGAATCGAGCGTGTCCGGTGTTGATCTCGCCCACCGCTCAACGCAATCCGTAGCGAACATCGCCACCAGGCCCGAATCGTTGTCGCGCTGGGTCCATTGGGTCATCGCGTCCGGTTTGGCCGGTCCGGAGTTGGCCCACCGGACGCCTGCGGAGATCATGTTCACCAGCCCGTACAGGAACACCGCGACCACGAGAACAGCCGCGATGCCGCCACCGATCCATACCCAGCGATGATGTGCGGTGTTGTCCCACATGTCGCGAATGCTCATGACACCGCATGCCCCTTCAGCTTGAACCCCCACAAGGCGATCGAGGTTGCATTCGGGTTGTTCTCCGAGGTTGATCCAGCATCGGGTTGTGAAGGAAACAACTCGCCGACGCCCGGGACCCCGGTAGTCGACGGGGCACCGGGCGGGGGAGAGGTCGGCGTGATCTTCTGCTCCGGTGGGGGAGCATCGCTGGCCGTCACGGTCAACTCGACAGCACTGGCGATCAAGCGGTTCAATGGAAGGCAGAATTCCGAACGCACGCCGCGCGGAGCGAGCGGAACCACAGTGCGGTCAATGTCGTTGAACAGCAACGAAGCTTCTTGGATCAGGCGGTAGTGGAACCACGCGTCGCGCCCATCAGGGCCGGTGCCCTGAAAACCGGGCCAGAAGCAAATCCCTGTGATCACATACGGTTTCGGCAACGTCACGACGAGTTTCTGCCCGAACGGAACACCGTCTGTTGGGCACGTCCACGCCGATCGGGGATCGGTGCTGGCGGCGAGTTTCGGATCGGTCTGACCTGCACAGTCCGCGCTGAACGTTGCCGGTAGATCCTCGTTTTCGACGACCGGCTTGACCGGGCTTGCCGGCGGGCGAGATCCACCGGTCGGCAACGAGGCCTGCTGCCCCGAAGGCGGATCGGTCTTCTCTGGCGGACGCGAGCTGAACCACACGATCACGATGATGGCCACGACGGCGCACACGCCCAGGGCCAGGACTTTGATCAGGCCCCGATCGTGACCCGCTGAGTCCTCGTGTCGATCGAAACTGTCGTCGGTATCGGTGGTTTCGGTGTCGGCATTGCCCTGGGTCGTATCAGGACCGGCATTAATGCCCTCGGCGTCGGCGTCTTGGCCGGCGCGGCCGTTGTCCGCCGGTTCTTCGTCGGGCCGGTCGTCGACGATTCCTCTGTCGCGCCGCTGCGGCGGCCCCGGGATCCGATCGCGGAGCCGGCCGGCGCTGTCGTTTGGCTTGTGCTGGCCCGGCAGTGTCAACTTCACATTGCCCGCCAACGGGTTAGGAAGCGCTGAGGACCGTGTGCTCGAGTCCTCGGCGCCATCCTGGTGGTGGTCGTCGCTCACTGATCGGGTCCCCATCGCAGACTGCCGGACTGCTGCCGCTGCGGTTGCCGCGCAGGATGCAGAGTCGCGGTCCCGGAGTCCACGTGCAGTGGGCACTGAGTCGGTGCCACCACGTAGACCACTGGCGCGACGTCACCCGGATCGCGGTAATAGTGGTCTTGCAGACCACTGTTCGAATGGTCCTTACGCCGTACCAGAAGGTGCACGCCAAGACCCACCATTCCCATCAGAAACAGCCCAGCCACCTTTACGCCACCCACTTGCCGAATCGGATCCAAAAGCAACCACATCAGCAGGTACACCACGAATTTCATTTGTGCGGCCCCTCCGCTGAAATGTTTGCCCAACCCCCCGAAGAGGTGTCCGCCCGAGCATATGGTGACCAGAAATCGAGCGCAACAAGCACAAATCGAGCGCGACAAGCAGACCACGTCCGGCATGTAGCATTGCGAATCCCGCACGCGATACCATCTCTGACGTGGATGACCCCTCACCCGCCGGCCTTATCTCCCTGGCAAGCGCCATTCAGGCCCGCATGGACATTCTGGGCTTGACGATCCAGGAGATCGGCGACCGGGGCGGCCCCAAGAGAGCCGCCATGCGCGAACTCATCAACGCACGCCGTGTCCCACGCAAATCGACGCTCATCGAAATCGATCGTGTGCTGGGCTGGCCGGCAGGGCTTTGCAAAGATGTCCTGGAGGGAAACACCTCGGCCCCCGCACCTACCGACTGGCTGGAATTGCCTGACCAAAACCGGATCGGACTGGTCCGCTCGCAGCTGGTCACACTGCGTAAAGAGCACAGCCAGCTCGTGGATTTCCACCGCGAACGCGTCGAGCAGATCGACGGACTTCTCGACCTCTTGGACCAGGAGCTCGGCGGCGGCTAGACCCCGAGCCAGGCGTCACAGCCCCGGAATGCGGTGCCCGTTGCGGGCTTTGAGCGCGGGGGAAGGCTTCGGTGCATGCGACCCGCCGGCATCCGGCGCAGCAGCAGTGGCCGCGCGTAAGGCCCTCTGTCCGACGAACAGGCCACGCACCGATGCACCCACTATGGCGTCGGTGATCAGTTCTTGCAGGTCCTCGACGTTGTTAGCGGAGACCGCCGCGTCGTCGATCATCAACGCGTCGAGCAACCCCAGCCCATTCGCGCAAGCCCAGACCGATTCGTCCGGACTGTAAGCCTCGGCCCGCGCGCAGAGCAGCTGCGCGCTCTGCTTCGGTGTGCCCGACGATGCCAGCTCGGTGTAGAGCTGCATGAACCGTGTGTGCTGGTCGTCGGCCGTGTGGTCACTCATCGCCGCGAATCAGACCATGTTCGCGATGTTTTCGAGGTCCAGTTCCTTCGTCAGCTCTTCACCGACCGCTTGTCCCCGGCCGGAGGCCTCCACCATCGCGTCACTGATCAGGTCCTCGAGTTCCTCAGCGCTGTACTCGGCGATCGCGTCATCGTCGATTTCCAGGTCCCGCAGAAAACCCTGACCGTCGCAGCACGCCCAGATCGTCTCGTCCGCGCTCTTACCCTCTTCACGCACGCTGTCCACTTGCGCGCTGATTTCGCGGCCCCGGTCGCGGATATCCAGCACATCCTGCAGAACCTTTCGCGCGGTCGGCGAAAGGTATTCACGCGCAATTACATCCATTTCACTCAACGACGTCACTCCTGCTTACTGTCAATTTTGGTCTCCGCGGCTTTCGCACGCCGAGATTCTTCCATTTTCTGATTGCGGCGCTCCGTTTTGGATGCCATCCGGTCGTTCTCAATCTGACCAAT
The DNA window shown above is from Mycobacterium dioxanotrophicus and carries:
- a CDS encoding helix-turn-helix domain-containing protein, whose protein sequence is MDDPSPAGLISLASAIQARMDILGLTIQEIGDRGGPKRAAMRELINARRVPRKSTLIEIDRVLGWPAGLCKDVLEGNTSAPAPTDWLELPDQNRIGLVRSQLVTLRKEHSQLVDFHRERVEQIDGLLDLLDQELGGG
- a CDS encoding YbaB/EbfC family nucleoid-associated protein — its product is MSDHTADDQHTRFMQLYTELASSGTPKQSAQLLCARAEAYSPDESVWACANGLGLLDALMIDDAAVSANNVEDLQELITDAIVGASVRGLFVGQRALRAATAAAPDAGGSHAPKPSPALKARNGHRIPGL
- a CDS encoding YbaB/EbfC family nucleoid-associated protein is translated as MDVIAREYLSPTARKVLQDVLDIRDRGREISAQVDSVREEGKSADETIWACCDGQGFLRDLEIDDDAIAEYSAEELEDLISDAMVEASGRGQAVGEELTKELDLENIANMV